From a single Natronorubrum tibetense GA33 genomic region:
- a CDS encoding ribbon-helix-helix domain-containing protein, which yields MERVTLRIPKQQIDEVEQLVDSGEFPNRSEAIRSAVREMINEQQDAPSEQTGKRNWAKV from the coding sequence ATGGAGCGTGTGACACTGCGAATTCCGAAGCAGCAGATCGACGAGGTAGAGCAGTTGGTCGACTCGGGCGAGTTCCCGAACCGGAGCGAGGCGATCCGGTCGGCCGTCCGAGAGATGATCAACGAACAACAGGACGCACCGAGCGAACAGACCGGCAAACGAAACTGGGCCAAGGTGTAA
- the ftsZ gene encoding cell division protein FtsZ, translating into MQDIVQDALENAEQESREMEDMDDDEFGDPRIVIVGCGGAGNNTINRLYNIGVDGADTVAINTDKQHLKMIEADTKILVGKSLTNGLGAGGDPSMGERATEMAQGTVKEVLGDADLVFVTAGMGGGTGTGAAPVVSEIAKEQGAIVVGMVSTPFNVERARTVKAEEGLEKLRDQADSIIVLDNNRLLDYVPNLPIGKAFSVMDQIIAETVKGISETITQPSLINLDYADMSTIMNQGGVAVMLVGETQDKNKTDEVVKDAMNHPLLDVDYRGASGGLVHITGGPDLTLKEAEGIADNITERLEASANVIWGARIQENYKGKVRVMAIMTGVQSAQVLGPTTQKQADKSRQSIEGVKNTDFDASKNVDNEFNAHSDGGREELDKQNGVDVIR; encoded by the coding sequence ATGCAGGACATCGTACAAGACGCCCTCGAAAACGCCGAACAGGAGTCCCGGGAGATGGAAGACATGGACGACGACGAGTTCGGCGATCCGCGGATCGTCATCGTCGGCTGTGGCGGTGCCGGTAACAACACCATCAACCGGCTGTACAACATCGGCGTCGACGGGGCTGACACCGTCGCGATCAACACGGACAAACAGCACCTCAAGATGATCGAGGCCGACACGAAGATCCTCGTCGGCAAGTCGCTCACGAACGGGCTCGGCGCTGGCGGCGATCCCTCGATGGGCGAACGCGCGACCGAGATGGCCCAGGGCACGGTCAAAGAGGTCCTCGGGGATGCAGACCTCGTGTTCGTGACCGCAGGCATGGGTGGCGGAACCGGTACCGGTGCCGCCCCCGTCGTCTCCGAAATCGCCAAAGAGCAGGGTGCGATCGTCGTCGGGATGGTCTCGACGCCGTTCAACGTCGAGCGTGCCCGGACGGTCAAGGCCGAAGAGGGTCTCGAGAAGCTGCGAGACCAGGCCGACTCGATCATCGTCCTCGACAACAACCGACTGCTCGATTACGTCCCGAACCTCCCAATCGGCAAGGCGTTCTCGGTGATGGACCAGATCATCGCCGAAACCGTCAAAGGGATCTCGGAGACCATCACCCAACCCTCGTTGATCAACCTGGACTACGCGGACATGTCCACCATCATGAACCAGGGCGGCGTCGCTGTCATGCTGGTCGGTGAGACCCAGGACAAGAACAAGACCGACGAGGTCGTCAAGGACGCGATGAACCACCCGCTGCTGGACGTCGACTACCGCGGCGCGTCGGGTGGCCTCGTCCACATCACCGGCGGTCCTGACCTCACCCTCAAAGAGGCCGAAGGAATCGCAGACAACATCACCGAGCGCCTCGAGGCCTCGGCGAACGTGATCTGGGGCGCCCGGATCCAGGAGAACTACAAGGGCAAGGTCCGCGTCATGGCGATCATGACCGGCGTCCAGAGCGCACAGGTGCTCGGTCCGACGACCCAGAAGCAGGCCGACAAGTCGCGACAGAGCATCGAAGGCGTCAAAAACACCGACTTCGACGCGAGCAAGAACGTCGACAACGAGTTCAACGCCCACAGCGACGGCGGCCGCGAGGAACTCGACAAACAGAACGGCGTCGACGTCATCCGGTAA